In Terriglobus sp. TAA 43, a single window of DNA contains:
- a CDS encoding EamA family transporter, with product MTRKHEATSRSLVIVAFACVYFFWGSTFVAIRVGVQSLSPAFVSGFRYCAAGVIMLTVLALRGTRIVLPRAEFQRALLLGVVMLTGNNVMISWAEQSLSAGLAALLAAAIPLMIALAETFIPGGTPLNRMGWSGTVLGFAGLVVLLAPLLRGGVGSASTGVMIMLVADLLWVVGSLYSGRKPSQVDPLLGAGWQMLLGGTLSIVLGSALGGWQSAHWNKSALLAVLWLVFFGSLVGYTAYMWLLHHVPVAKVATYAYVNPIVSVALSSVLLHESLHGSQWIAMAIILASVALVTASKAA from the coding sequence ATGACCCGAAAGCATGAAGCCACATCGCGTTCGCTCGTCATTGTTGCGTTTGCCTGCGTTTACTTTTTCTGGGGATCGACGTTTGTTGCGATTCGCGTGGGTGTGCAGTCGCTTTCGCCTGCGTTTGTCTCGGGGTTTCGTTACTGTGCGGCGGGCGTGATCATGCTGACGGTACTTGCGTTGCGCGGTACTCGGATTGTGTTGCCGCGTGCGGAGTTTCAGCGTGCGTTGTTGCTGGGTGTGGTGATGCTTACGGGCAATAACGTGATGATCAGTTGGGCAGAGCAGTCGCTTTCTGCTGGGCTGGCTGCATTGTTAGCTGCGGCGATTCCATTGATGATCGCGTTGGCGGAGACGTTTATTCCTGGCGGAACGCCTTTGAACCGCATGGGCTGGTCGGGCACGGTGTTGGGGTTTGCAGGGCTGGTTGTTTTGCTGGCTCCGCTGCTGCGAGGTGGTGTCGGTTCTGCATCGACCGGCGTGATGATCATGCTGGTGGCGGACCTGCTGTGGGTTGTTGGGTCGCTTTATTCGGGACGCAAGCCTTCGCAGGTTGATCCTCTACTCGGTGCTGGCTGGCAGATGTTGCTGGGCGGTACGTTGAGCATTGTGCTGGGATCAGCGCTGGGTGGATGGCAGAGTGCGCATTGGAATAAGAGCGCGCTGCTGGCGGTGTTGTGGCTGGTGTTCTTTGGATCGTTGGTGGGCTACACCGCATACATGTGGCTGCTGCATCATGTGCCGGTGGCGAAGGTGGCAACGTATGCCTACGTGAATCCGATTGTCAGCGTGGCTTTGAGTTCGGTGCTGCTGCATGAATCGCTGCATGGATCGCAGTGGATTGCGATGGCAATCATCCTGGCTTCTGTTGCGCTGGTGACTGCGAGTAAGGCTGCTTAG